In the Octopus sinensis unplaced genomic scaffold, ASM634580v1 Contig10575, whole genome shotgun sequence genome, one interval contains:
- the LOC115228459 gene encoding glycine-rich cell wall structural protein-like, protein MNMSILALAVFASVFLLVNSSVIPHGEHYGEHYGKEGHDEAHHGVASAEHVANNAYAEHGEHGVKAAYDVGFRNHEHDHVDNYGHHEHDEDHDKHKDDMLEKYGNFVAHAGHNAYGGEHSAVAGHAAAYGAEGGHGAYAGPGYDGNAGYGGFGGYGFAGRGALASGLVGHGGVVGHGGLVGHGGVVGHGGLVGHGGVVGHGGLAGHGGYGYGGLGYGGYGYGGAGYDGHALAGHGFGGPGFDGNGFGGYGYAGLGGHGHY, encoded by the coding sequence ATGAACATGTCCATTCTTGCCCTGGCTGTTTTCGCCTCCGTATTCCTTTTGGTAAACAGTTCAGTAATACCCCACGGTGAACACTATGGTGAACACTATGGAAAAGAAGGCCACGATGAAGCCCACCATGGTGTAGCTTCTGCTGAACACGTAGCAAACAACGCCTACGCTGAACACGGTGAACACGGTGTGAAAGCCGCCTACGACGTCGGTTTCCGCAACCATGAACACGATCACGTGGACAACTATGGACACCATGAACACGACGAGGACCACGACAAACACAAGGACGACATGTTGGAAAAATATGGAAACTTTGTTGCTCATGCTGGCCACAACGCATACGGCGGTGAACACAGTGCTGTAGCTGGGCACGCTGCTGCGTACGGTGCTGAAGGTGGACATGGCGCATATGCTGGTCCCGGTTATGATGGAAATGCAGGTTACGGAGGTTTTGGCGGGTACGGTTTCGCTGGTCGTGGTGCTCTAGCAAGTGGCCTTGTTGGTCACGGTGGTGTTGTTGGTCACGGTGGCCTTGTTGGTCACGGTGGTGTTGTTGGTCACGGTGGACTTGTTGGTCACGGTGGTGTTGTTGGTCACGGTGGACTTGCTGGACACGGTGGATACGGCTATGGCGGTTTAGGTTATGGTGGATACGGTTATGGTGGAGCTGGCTATGATGGACACGCTCTTGCAGGACACGGTTTTGGTGGACCTGGTTTTGATGGAAATGGTTTCGGTGGATACGGTTACGCTGGTCTTGGTGGACATGGCCACTATTAA